The following proteins are co-located in the Scylla paramamosain isolate STU-SP2022 chromosome 37, ASM3559412v1, whole genome shotgun sequence genome:
- the LOC135091206 gene encoding LOW QUALITY PROTEIN: ras-related protein RabY-like (The sequence of the model RefSeq protein was modified relative to this genomic sequence to represent the inferred CDS: inserted 1 base in 1 codon; substituted 1 base at 1 genomic stop codon), with protein SSSSSSSSSSSSSSSYFFSSCSSLSVFLQEQQQQQQQQQQQQQXQQQQQQQQHNXLLLQQQQQQQQHLAHLNNCITHLYSLPHTCFNPHTQLQ; from the exons tcctcctcctcctcctcctcctcctcctcttcttcttcctcctcttatttcttctcctcttgctcttcattATCAGTATTTctc caagaacaacaacaacaacaacaacaacaacaacaacaacaacagtaacaacaacaacaacaacaacaacaacaca tactactgctacaacaacaacaacaacaacaacaaca CCTTGCACACCTGAATAACTGCATCACACACCTGTACTCTCTACCACACACCTGTTTCAATCCCCATACACAACTACAGTAG
- the LOC135091305 gene encoding uncharacterized protein LOC135091305 yields MKSIFRLKVWVLVALVVVMLHVNLSEETRPRPPRRPHFPPRRPHRPPPRPHRPRPHHGPPRKHPRPNYGPPPKAPSPSYGPPPKAPSPSYGPPPKAPSPSYGPPPKAPSPSYGPPPKAPSPSYGPPPKAPSPSYGPPPKAPSPSYGPPPKAPSPSYGPPPKTPSPSYGPPPKAPSPSNGPPPKAPSPSYGPPKDNSVIEDSGYGGSSGGSSGGHGGSGGGYSDPSPSYSPPDTGYGPPKGDDTSYEPVFPPFPSFEDIADFGDSFSPPSYSPPSPSYSPPSPSYSPPSPPSPSYSPPSPSYSPPSPSYSPPSPSASYSAPSSSPSYSSPSPSPSYSPPSPLLLSPLSLPLIFSPLPLLLSPLPLPLILSPRTELQASLLRPPAPRHRRCPAPRCLRYPSRPVTKLQCPVPCPVTELWCSACPVTKLQCPISRPVTELRGSARPVTKLWYSCTVTKLQFTIPRPFTKLWNSICPVTKLQCPVSCPVTKLRCSSCSVTKLQCTFTCPVTELQCPVPRPVTKLQCPVPHTVCKLQCTVPFPITKLQLTVSCPVTELRGSPCPVTKLQCPSCPVTKLQRPVTCLVTELQRTIPCSVTKLRCPSCPVTKLQRPVRKLQRTSCPVTEL; encoded by the exons ATGAAATCCATTTTTCGACTCAAG GTGTGGGTgttggtggcgctggtggtggtcatgCTACACGTAAACCTATCGGAAGAGACACGTCCCCGCCCCCCCAGACGACCACACTTCCCCCCCAGACGACCACACAGACCCCCGCCACGCCCCCACCGCCCCAGACCCCACCATGGCCCGCCCCGCAAACATCCTAGACCTAATTATGGCCCCCCACCCAAGGCCCCCTCCCCCAGCTATGGCCCACCCCCTAAGGCCCCCTCCCCCAGCTATGGCCCACCCCCCAAGGCCCCCTCCCCCAGCTATGGCCCACCCCCTAAGGCCCCCTCCCCCAGCTATGGCCCACCCCCTAAGGCCCCCTCCCCCAGCTATGGCCCACCCCCTAAGGCCCCCTCCCCCAGCTATGGCCCACCCCCTAAGGCCCCCTCCCCCAGCTATGGCCCACCCCCTAAGGCCCCCTCCCCCAGCTATGGCCCACCCCCTAAGACCCCCTCCCCCAGCTATGGCCCACCCCCTAAGGCCCCCTCCCCCAGCAATGGCCCACCCCCTAAGGCCCCCTCCCCCAGCTATGGCCCACCTAAAGACAACAGTGTAATCGAGGACTCAGGGTATGGGGGGTCCTCCGGGGGGTCTAGTGGGGGTCATGGTGGGTCTGGTGGTGGGTATAGtgacccctccccctcctactcccCCCCAGACACAGGCTACGGTCCTCCCAAGGGCGATGACACGTCCTATGAGCCAGTGTtcccgcccttcccttcctttgagGATATTGCTGACTTCGGGGACTCCTTCTCTCCGCCCTCGTATTCCCCTCCCTCGCCATcctactcccctccctctccatcctactcccctccatctcccccttcACCATCTTActcacctccatctccctcgtattcccctccatctccctcctacTCACCCCCTTCTCCATCTGCTTCATACTCAGCTCCGTCATCTTCTCCCTCATACTCATCCCCATCACCCTCGCCATCGTAttcgcccccctcccccctcttactcagccccctctccctccccctcatattcagccccctccccctcttactcagccccctccccctccccctcatacTCAGCCCCCGAACAGAGCTACAGGcctccctcctccgcccccCTGCCCCTCGACACCGCCGCTGCCCTGCCCCAAGATGCCTACGGTACCCCTCCCGCCCCGTCACCAAGCTACAGTGCCCCGTCCCCTGCCCCGTCACAGAGTTATGGTGCTCCGCCTGCCCCGTCACCAAGCTACAGTGCCCCATCTCCCGCCCCGTCACAGAGTTACGGGGCTCCGCCCGCCCCGTCACCAAGCTATGGTACTCCTGCACCGTCACCAAGCTACAGTTCACCATCCCCCGCCCCTTCACAAAGTTATGGAACTCCATCTGCCCCGTCACCAAGCTACAGTGCCCCGTCTCCTGCCCCGTCACAAAGCTACggtgctcctcctgctccgtcACCAAGTTACAGTGCACCTTCACCTGCCCCGTCACAGAGCTACAGTGCCCCGTCCCCCGCCCCGTCACCAAGCTACAGTGCCCCGTCCCCCACACCGTCTGTAAGTTACAGTGCACCGTCCCCTTCCCCATCACCAAGCTACAGCTCACCGTCTCCTGCCCCGTCACAGAGTTACGGGGCTCCCCCTGCCCCGTCACCAAGTTACAGTGCCCCTCCTGCCCCGTCACCAAGCTACAGCGCCCCGTCACCTGTCTCGTCACAGAGTTACAGCGCACCATCCCCTGCTCCGTCACAAAGTTACGGTGCCCCTCCTGCCCCGTCACCAAGTTACAGCGCCCCGTCAGAAAGCTACAGCGCACCTCCTGCCCCGTCACAGAGCTATAG